Within the Streptomyces sp. YIM 121038 genome, the region GCCGATGCCGTTGATGATGCGCAGGCCCGTGCGCTCGTGCCAGGCCTGCCAGGTCGCGGCGGGCAGGTTCTCGCCCGCGGAGACGCACCGGCGCAGCGACGACACGTCGTGCGCGGTGTCCCCTTCGGGCGCGTCGAGCGCGTCCAGCATCGCCCGGTACGCCGTCGGCGCGGTGAACAGCACGCTCACCCGGTGCGCGGCGATCGCGGGCAACAGCTGCTTCGGGCCCGCCTGTTCGAGCAGTACGGAGGCCGCGCCGACGCGCAGCGGGAAGATGACGAGGCCGCCCAGGCCGAAGGTGAAGCCGAGCGGCGGGCTGCCCGCGAACACGTCGTCACAGCGGGCCTTCAGGACGTGGCGCGCGAAGGTGTCGGCTATCGCGAGCACGTCCCGGTGGAAGTGCATGCAGCCCTTGGGCCGCCCCGTCGTGCCGGACGTGAAGGCGATCAGCGCCACGTCGTCGGCCGCCGTGTCCACCGCCCCGTACGGCTCCGGCCGCCGGGCCGCCGCGCGGGCCAGGAGGTCGTCGGGGCCCTCGCCGCCGTACGTCGTCACGCGCAGGCCCGGCACCCCGGCCTTGATCAGGTCGTCGACCGCGCGGGCGTCGCACAGCGCGTGCGAGACCTGTGCGATCTCGCACATCGTGGCCAGCTCCTGCGCGCGCTGCTGGGCGAGGACGGTCACCGCGACCGCGCCCGCCTTCATCACGGCGAGCCAGCAGGCGGCGAGCCAGGGCGAGGTGGCGCCGCGCAGCAGCACGCGGTTGCCGGGCACCACGCCCAGCTCGGCGGTCAGGACGTGCGCGATCCGGTCCACGCGGTCCTGGAGCTCGCCGTACGACCACGCCGTGCCGTCGGCGGCGACGAAGGCGGGCCGGTCGGCGCCGTACCGCAGGGCCGAGGCGTCCAGGAGCTCGGCGCCGCAGTTGAGCCGGTCGGGGTAGTGCAGCTCGGGCCGGTCGCGCACCAGCGCGGGCCACTGGTCGCGCGGGGGGAGGTGCTCACGCGCGAAGGTGTCGACGTGTCCGGTGGGCGCGGCGCCGCTGTCGCCGTAGGTTGCCCCTGTGGTCCGCATGGCGCCTCGCCACCTTTGCCGTCGGGCGTAGTGATGGGCTCGCCCAACGAGCGTATCGTGTTGGTGACGGCAGTCAACACTGCGCGATAAGACTCCGGGGTGCGGCTCCGCGCCCCGCGCCAGGGGAGGCCCGAGATGACCGACGTGCCGACTGTGTCACCTGCACCGGATGTGCCGGTTCCACCGCCTTCGCAGGCGTTTCCGCAATTTTCGCTCGGCCCGGAGCAGACCGCTCGGCGTGACCGGCTGCGGGAGCTCGCCGAGACCCGGCTCCGCCCCCTCGCCGAGAAGGGCGAGCCGGGGCGCGTGAACCGACCGCTCACCGAGGCCCTCGGCGAACTCGGCCTGCTCGACGGGCTGTTCACCGCCGGGGCCCTCGACCTGTGCCTGACCCGGGAGTCGCTCGCCCGTGGCTGCACGGAGGCCGAGACCGCGTACGCCCTCCAGGGCCTGGGCGCCTACCCCGTGCACGCCTACGGCTCGGCGCGGCTGCGCGAGCGCTGGCTGCCCGGCGCGCGCGAGGGCCGCGCCGTCGCCGCCTTCGCCCTGTCCGAGCCGGGCGCGGGCTCCGACGCCGCGGCCCTCGCGCTGCGCGCCGAGCCCGAGCCCGGCACGGCCGGAGCCTGGCGCCTGACCGGCGAGAAGGCCTGGATCTCCAACGCGCCCGAGGCCGACTTCTACACCGTCTTCGCCCGCACCACGCCCGACGCGGGCGCCCGCGGCGTGACCGCCTTCCTGGTGCCCGCCGACCGTCCGGGCCTGAGCGGCACCCCGCTCGCGATGCTCTCCCCGCACCCCATCGGCACCCTCGCCTTCGACGGCGTCCGCGTGACCGCGGACGACCTCCTGGGCGAGGCCGACCGGGGCTTCGGCGTCGCCATGGCGACCCTCAACCGCTTCCGCCCGAGCGTCGGCGCCTTCGCGGTCGGCATGGCCCAGGCAGCGCTCGACGCGACCCTCGCGCACACCGCGCGGCGGGACGCCTTCGGCGGCAAGCTGAAGGACCTCCAGGCGGTGTCCCACCAGGTCGCGGAGATGGCCACGCGCACGGAGGCCGCGCGGCTCCTGGTGTACGCGGCCGCCGCGGCGCACGACCGCGAGGAGCCCGGCATCGCGGGCCGCGCGGCGATGGCGAAGCTCTTCGCCACGGAGACCGCCCAGTACGTCGTCGACACCGCCGTCCAGCTGCACGGGGCCCGCGCCCTCCAGCACGGGCACCTGCTCGAACACCTCTACCGTGAGGTGCGGGCGCCGCGCATCTACGAGGGTGCGAGCGAGGTCCAGCGCGCCGTCATCGCCAAGCAGTTGTACGCGTCCGCCCCCGCCCCCGCCCTCGCCCTCGCCCCGGAGGAGACCGCGTGAGCCTCGACCGTCTGAACCCCGCCGGCCTCTCCCCGGCCACCGGCTTCAGCCACGCCGTCGTGGCGACCGGCGGCCGCGTCGTCTTCCTCGCCGGGCAGACGGCCCTGGACGCCGACGGCAAGGTCACCGGGGCCACGCTGCCCGAGCAGTTCGAGCAGGCCCTCGGCAACCTCCTCGCCGCCCTGCGCGCGGCGGGCGGCACCCCCGCGGACCTCGCCCGCGTCACCGTCTACGCCACGGACGTCGCCGACTACCGCGCGCACGCCCGTGAACTGGGTGCCGTCTGGAAGCGCTTGGCGGGCCGCGACTATCCCGCCATGGCGGTCATCGGCGCGGTCCGCCTCTGGGACGAGGAGTGCCTCGTGGAACTGGACGGCTTCGCGGTGCTGCCCTGACCCCTGCCGGGAGCTCCCCAGTCCCGCCCCTTCCCGAAACTGGGGCTCCGCCCCAGACCCCGCTCCTCAAACGCCGGAGGGGCTGTATCCAGCCCGTCCGGCGTTTGAGGACCGGGGGTACGGGGGCGGAGCCCCCGAAGCGGGAAGGGGTGGGCCTGGGGCGCCCCGCGAGGGCAGGCCTAGCGTGGCGGGGCGAACCTGCGGGTGGAGAAGACGGCGTCGTCCTTCGGGCCCGCGCCGTCCGTGATCCACCAGTGCGTCGGCACCGACCCGTACGTGTCGTACAGCTTCGGCGAATGCCAGGACAGGACCACCTCGTCCGCGCCGCCCCCGTCGAGGTCGGCGGCGGAGTGCACCAGCCACTGCCCGCTCCCCGCGGGGATCCGCTTGCCGTCCACCCGCGCGGGCGGCGTCCGCAGCAGGCGCGCGACCCGCCGGTCGCCCTCGTAGAGGACGGGACCCCGGCGGCCGCCGAACAGCAGCGCGTCCCGGCCGTCGCCGTCGTGGTCGACGGCGGTGTAGGCCCCGGCCACGCGCTCGGCGGGCCGGTACGTGCGCACGGGACCGCCGCCGCCCGGGTAGACGGCGTAGCTCCCGGCGACGTCGGGCGCCTCGGCCCCCGCGTCCGGTTCGTCGTTGCGGCCGCCGTCGTCGCCGACGGCGAGGTCACGGGCGCCGTCCCCGTCGAAGTCGCCGAACGCGTAGCCGTTGCCCGCGCGCACCGGGCGGCTGGTGGCGGCGAGGCCGCCGCTGGGCCGCGCCGCGAAGTACTGGCCCGCCGACTGCTCGCCGTCGTTGCCGTAGTGCGCGTACAGACCGGTGGTGCGCGGCTTGCCCGAGGGGGCGATGTCGTCGGCCCGGAGGCTGCTGTACGAGGTGTACCGCGGCCGCGGCAGGGTCCGCCGCTCGGTGCGCGCGGCCGCGCCCGCGCGCGTGAACGGGCCGAACAGCAGCACCACGGACGTCCCGTCGGCCCGCAGGCCCGCCAGGTCGTGGCGGCCGTCGCCGTCGAAGTCGCCCCGGACCGTCGCGGCGAAGCCGGCCGTCGCGTCCGGCGCGGGAAGGCGGAGCCGGGTCGGGGCCGCGCCGCGCCGGGGCCCCGTGGGCCCGCCCCAGTTGACGTACTCGACCACGCGGTTCCCCGCGGGCGCCTCCTCGCCGGTGCGGGTGACGAA harbors:
- a CDS encoding RidA family protein, translating into MSLDRLNPAGLSPATGFSHAVVATGGRVVFLAGQTALDADGKVTGATLPEQFEQALGNLLAALRAAGGTPADLARVTVYATDVADYRAHARELGAVWKRLAGRDYPAMAVIGAVRLWDEECLVELDGFAVLP
- a CDS encoding AMP-binding protein, with amino-acid sequence MRTTGATYGDSGAAPTGHVDTFAREHLPPRDQWPALVRDRPELHYPDRLNCGAELLDASALRYGADRPAFVAADGTAWSYGELQDRVDRIAHVLTAELGVVPGNRVLLRGATSPWLAACWLAVMKAGAVAVTVLAQQRAQELATMCEIAQVSHALCDARAVDDLIKAGVPGLRVTTYGGEGPDDLLARAAARRPEPYGAVDTAADDVALIAFTSGTTGRPKGCMHFHRDVLAIADTFARHVLKARCDDVFAGSPPLGFTFGLGGLVIFPLRVGAASVLLEQAGPKQLLPAIAAHRVSVLFTAPTAYRAMLDALDAPEGDTAHDVSSLRRCVSAGENLPAATWQAWHERTGLRIINGIGATELLHIFISAADEAIRPGTTGLPVPGWHARVVDASGAPVPDGEPGLLAVRGPVGCRYLADPRQHDYVRHGWNVTGDTYVRDADGYFRYVARADDMIISAGYNIAGPEVEEALLRHPDVVETAVVGRPDERRGQIAVAYVVLREGATPDAERLRAFVKAELVPYKCPRAVEFLDALPRTATGKLQRFRLREPGAAPGAEDPLPEPGPASGA
- a CDS encoding acyl-CoA dehydrogenase family protein — translated: MTDVPTVSPAPDVPVPPPSQAFPQFSLGPEQTARRDRLRELAETRLRPLAEKGEPGRVNRPLTEALGELGLLDGLFTAGALDLCLTRESLARGCTEAETAYALQGLGAYPVHAYGSARLRERWLPGAREGRAVAAFALSEPGAGSDAAALALRAEPEPGTAGAWRLTGEKAWISNAPEADFYTVFARTTPDAGARGVTAFLVPADRPGLSGTPLAMLSPHPIGTLAFDGVRVTADDLLGEADRGFGVAMATLNRFRPSVGAFAVGMAQAALDATLAHTARRDAFGGKLKDLQAVSHQVAEMATRTEAARLLVYAAAAAHDREEPGIAGRAAMAKLFATETAQYVVDTAVQLHGARALQHGHLLEHLYREVRAPRIYEGASEVQRAVIAKQLYASAPAPALALAPEETA